Proteins from one Amycolatopsis benzoatilytica AK 16/65 genomic window:
- a CDS encoding SPFH domain-containing protein, translating into MVVPQAQSAVIERLGRFRTVASPGLTFLVPFLDKVRARIDLREQVVSFPPQPVITEDNLTVNIDTVVYFQVTDSRAAVYEISNYIIGVEQLTTTTLRNVVGGMSLEETLTSRDAINTQLRGVLDEATGRWGIRVARVELKAIEPPPSIQDSMEKQMRADREKRAMILTAEGQRESSIKTAEGQKQSQILAAEGQKQAAILAAEAERQSRILRAQGERAARYLQAQGQAKAIEKVFAAIKAGRPTPEVLAYQYLQTLPQMAQGDANKVWMIPSDYGKALEGFARALGAPGDDGVFRYEPPKDDTPAKPDLEDDEVAGWFDTSSDPKVAEAVAAAEAVARKEVEGPLGAPAEHRRRAIAPASQEPAPIPAPVREEEPPAPPAAPQQPSTPPSGQQQGLPQPQQPPAAPPGGPYQGPPPQYGGPHGPGQPGSGPFPQQGPFGGPQGGPPQR; encoded by the coding sequence ATGGTGGTGCCACAGGCCCAGTCGGCGGTAATCGAGCGGCTCGGCCGGTTCCGCACGGTCGCCTCGCCCGGTCTGACGTTCCTCGTGCCGTTCCTGGACAAGGTCCGCGCGCGCATCGACCTGCGCGAGCAGGTCGTCTCCTTCCCTCCGCAGCCGGTGATCACCGAGGACAACCTGACGGTGAACATCGACACCGTCGTGTACTTCCAGGTCACCGACTCGCGCGCGGCGGTCTATGAGATCTCGAACTACATCATCGGCGTCGAGCAGCTCACCACCACCACGCTCCGCAACGTGGTCGGCGGCATGAGCCTGGAGGAGACGCTGACCTCCCGCGACGCGATCAACACCCAGCTGCGCGGCGTGCTGGACGAGGCCACCGGCCGCTGGGGCATCCGGGTCGCCCGGGTCGAGCTGAAGGCGATCGAGCCGCCGCCCTCCATCCAGGACTCGATGGAGAAGCAGATGCGCGCCGACCGGGAGAAGCGCGCGATGATCCTCACCGCGGAAGGCCAGCGGGAGTCGTCGATCAAGACGGCGGAAGGACAGAAGCAGAGCCAGATCCTCGCCGCCGAAGGCCAGAAGCAGGCCGCCATCCTCGCTGCCGAGGCGGAACGGCAGTCGCGGATCCTGCGCGCACAGGGTGAACGGGCCGCCCGCTACCTGCAGGCCCAGGGGCAGGCGAAGGCGATCGAGAAGGTGTTCGCCGCGATCAAGGCCGGCCGCCCGACGCCGGAGGTGCTGGCCTACCAGTACCTGCAGACCCTCCCGCAGATGGCGCAGGGCGACGCGAACAAGGTCTGGATGATCCCGAGCGACTACGGCAAGGCCCTCGAAGGCTTCGCCCGCGCGCTCGGCGCACCCGGCGACGACGGCGTGTTCCGCTACGAGCCGCCGAAGGACGACACCCCGGCCAAGCCGGACCTCGAAGACGACGAGGTCGCCGGCTGGTTCGACACCTCGAGCGACCCGAAGGTCGCCGAGGCGGTCGCCGCCGCGGAAGCCGTGGCCCGCAAGGAGGTCGAGGGCCCGCTGGGCGCGCCGGCCGAGCACCGGCGCCGCGCCATCGCGCCCGCCTCGCAAGAACCCGCGCCCATCCCGGCGCCAGTTCGGGAGGAAGAGCCGCCCGCGCCGCCTGCCGCTCCGCAGCAGCCGAGCACCCCGCCGTCGGGGCAGCAGCAGGGGCTCCCGCAGCCGCAGCAGCCCCCGGCCGCACCGCCGGGCGGCCCGTACCAGGGCCCGCCGCCGCAGTACGGCGGACCGCACGGCCCCGGCCAGCCGGGCAGTGGACCGTTCCCGCAGCAGGGTCCGTTCGGCGGCCCGCAGGGCGGACCGCCGCAGCGCTGA